Sequence from the Brachionichthys hirsutus isolate HB-005 chromosome 21, CSIRO-AGI_Bhir_v1, whole genome shotgun sequence genome:
AGATAGCAATAGCAAGAGACACATGGTTTTATTTGTAGGAAGTCACCCATTAAATATCAGTTCTGCTTCTTGTTTCTGAATGATGTGGGTGCGCTGCATTGTAAATCCAACAGAGCATTGCCTCCACCCTCTGTCCAAGCTCATGAGCCTGAAGCAAGATGGAGCAAAAATATGCAGGTCGAcctttgaaacatttaaaaatgacaatCTTCATGCAGAATTTAAAATGCCATACTTTACTGGGGTGCAAAGGAAAAGATCAGAAGAACATTCCATTttgcaaataaaatgaacaaaaacattttaaaacaagctttaaaaaaatacgtTGTTTCAAAAAATATTGTGGAATTACTTTATAAGAATTTGTTTGCAATGAAAGAAAGTATACTGATTTACAGACaactttcaaataaatattttttttaacattcttgTTTGACTATTCAAACCATCATAATAGTGACTAACTTGTTTCTTGAGGTACTTTAAAACAACATACAGAATAAGATAAGATGCATTTTCACAGTAGTTAGCATTAACAATTCACATCCTTCACACAAGAGATGAAAGTGCCCCAATCCAGAATATAAATATTTCACACTTCAGTGTCTTGCGTCGGGATTTCATCATGCCATAGGATGTGGGATTGTTGAATTGTTGCCACAGTCGATATATTCAAAGGTGTCCAGAGACAATTGCTCCGTGTGAGAGAAATAAGAAATATTCATTGTCATTCTGTAGGGGGGAAAGGAAAACATTAGAGAGAGGTGAAAGAAGACATATATTATAAAACTTAAAATGAAAGAACAAATGGGAATTTCTCTTAATTGCTTGTGGAGATCAGAAAAGGGTTAAAAGGAGGATAAATATTGGaaatttaatattaaaatattgtttcaagaAGACAGAAATTCAACTCAGGATGCATGCTGTGTGTTCATCGCTAAAATATTCCTAATATAAAGGCCAACATTACAGCTCGCTACCGAACGAGGTAGGTTTCCAGGTTTGACACTTACTGCATCTCCAGAAATAAGGTGTGTATCTTGATGGAGTCCAACTTGCAGTAAGAGCTGAAAGAGTCAACGtgtgagtaaaaaaataaaataaaaaaacaaaataatgaaaagccAAGTGTGTTTAAGACTTACACTAAGCCTTTATCCGTGATAAGCAGGTCATTTTGAAAGTTGTACTAAAAGAGGGGCAATAAATTAATTGAATGGTGAATATGTTAGTATATTTCCATTTGCACGGTCCTCCTGAAGGACACCTACCGATTCCCTCGAGCGGGTCGGGACGGAGGACATATTGCATATCTTTGTCTTTCCAACGACCGTGCCCAAGACCAAACTCTGAACGTTAAACTCGTCAACCTGAACTGGAATGTAGTTGGTATTGGTGATGTTGATGCGATTCTAGGAGAAGAAAGCACAGCTCGGTCAtgtgactgaaaaaaaaaatatatatatatggctcaGGTCAGTCAGTTTTAATATTGCATCCCAGAAATCACATGAaggcaataaaaatgtttaagaAGTACTTTTTGACATTTGCTTAATTATGTAGCAAACAGTAATAGCAGTTAATTAGCCTATAGCTTAGCATTAAGactgcaaatataaaataacagtGAAAGTTGACTGCAGTCACCCTTGAGGATCAATAATTTAAGTCATGTCTTGTTTAAACTGCACAAACTAAGCTGCGcttcgtgcacacacacaatgctacaAGAAAAAGAAGCGATTGCATCGCATGCATCGGGCTGCGCTCTCTTTGCTTACAGCGATGTGCATCTTAACTGCATCTGGGCTGAAGTAGACCGTCACTGACAGCACAGACACGGGAGTCAGGGTGACGCTCCgcgggaagaggaggaagaggatcagACAGCAAAGAAGAAGACACACCACCATGGAGACGCACACGTACAGCTTCCTGGAATGAAACGCAAAGTCCACATTGCAAAATaatttgcatgcatgtgcaagACGCAAACATACGaaataataatgcaaaataaTTATTAGCTATAATAAAGATATTATCCTTACGTGCGTCTGGGTTTCAGCCTTACATCATTGCATGGTATTACAGCAACTAGCTGGTCTTCTTGTCCTGACAATGCAATAAAGACAAATAACGTCATTTGTTTTAAGCCTAAAAATGAATGATGCAGCTCAGTCACTCGAAAACATTTCCCTTATTTGTttattgtgaaataaaatagatttcAGTCTTCAGGAATGATGCAACATGGTCCCATCTGAACATCTCAGTCCAATGTGTTAATTTAGgacaattaaattaattaaaaagatTCCACACTGCAAGAAAACTGACCTCTGGGGAGCCGCCCAATTCCACGACAGGTGGGGCAGGAGTCACTTGAGGAGCTTCCACTCATTGAGCCATATGGAGGGAAGGACCGAAGTGTTTCTATCTTCTCCATCCCCCTCGGCCAGATCAGGCTCCTCACTGCCTTTGCGGTTCCCACCATGACACCTTCCtccagaaaagaagaaaatcactTTAAGGCTGAAATCTCCACCCCGTTTTTATTATATGTTATATAGGTATGCCTCATAAAGCCTCTCGAGTGATTATAATGTCTTTACAATTGCTTAACCAGCCAATAAGAAGGTTATTCTTGTGCTACATGTTTAAATGAGTCCACAGTCCATATCATTTTATTACTTTAAAGTTCAGGATTTTATGCCTGTAAGCGTTTCCATTTTGtacttttttaatttttaatataCTCATGCTTTTAGGGCAACGTCATCATAATAAAACCCCCatcgtgtctgtgcgtgcgcgTGATACAACGGGTGACTTCTCAATGGTAACAAACGGAACGCGCGCATTGCATTCCCTCATGAGCGTCTTTCAGCGGCCCGATCGCTCACGGAAATGACCGGAAATGACCGAAAAAGATGTTCAAGCAAGTTTGTTATTCAATAACGTAACAAAATGTTTTGAATGCATTTACATAATGTTTTCATTAGGACACGCCCCTTGACATGAACCATAATCGATAgagattatttatatattaatgttctgtgtaaatataaaatatataaacacgCAGAACACAGTAAAGCTAAATACAGATAATCGATCAGGAGTACAGTCAGTAAAtccagacagaaacaaacagccACAGCTTCCGCGTCAGAGATGGAACGCGTGTTGACGCAGGTCTGTCACGTGACGTAATGAGATCAAAGAGTGTCGAACTTTACAAGCTTGTCAGAAATCATTAGAATAGTTTTAAAGACGGTTtgtgtaaatacattttatccAACTGCTTTTAGGAATAAGTTTAAATCGCGCAGCTTCCAGTTCAAACAAGATTCTTACGCGCGTCACAAACATTAAGTCAGTACTTTACCTGTCGGGCTTGTTTTACCTTTGCGGGGAAATTCAAAACGCAGTATTTCAAATGTGAACTGAAATGAAGACTTACCTCAAAACGCGACTCGGTTTATTCACCGCAGCGGGGTGAGGTTGTTGGTTTCACACCGCAGGAGCGCTCATTGTTTTGGTTCGAGAGGAAGTTCTGGTGACTCTGGAGAGAGCCGACGCgctttctgcagaaataaaaccGAGGGGGAGGAAcacttccttcttcttctgaagCAAGCAATAATGCTGCAGATCACATGTGCAGCgatcaaacacacgcacgcagagaCACGCGTGTAAGAATTAGTTTGAAAAAAAATTCAAGACAATCTCTTAAGACAAAAATGCTTTTACTCTTTTCTGACTTGCGTCACAAATTACATGAATTTCAATTTAAAGGGTAAAGTATGACTTCAAACACAACTTTATCCAGAATTAGGCTCTAGTCTATATAATCAAATTGACTTCTTAAAGTAaattctaaaaagaaaaaagtagacTGCATGTGTGCAAATAGTTTATTGGAGGATTGATAGAAGGGTATTCAATGTATACAGAGGAATCTGACGAGCATATAGTAGTAGATATACTGAGAATGACAGTTTAACTAAGAGAATACAAGTCAACCATATTAACAGACACGCACGggataaaatattcaaatgagcAGAGGGGTACATGAACTGAAATCTACACTCACCCCACAAATGTAAAATCACAACACTTCATCTTTCTGAAAGGCAATGTAATgcgatatatttttttatatatatatacttggtTATGAGACTGAGGAATGTGCTTTTACCAACATCACACCTTGAAATTACGATTAAcgactgtttttattatgttttatttgtatttttcggGGGGGTTGTCGTGGTTTGATGAGGATGTGAAAATGCAGGCaggtgtttcttttttaaacgatgcaaagaaaagaaaaaaagcagcacacCATGTTCCACTGCGACTGTGCTAAGACCACGAGGACGCCGCTCGTCTCTAAAGCCTCGACCTGTCATGCAGGCGGCTCCTAGAAAGCTGTGGAAAACATCCGAGTCCGAACCGAGATCCGTCCTTCAAATGTTCTGTGTACATTCTACAGGTCGACGTTTAAAATGACAGTACTCTGATAAAAGGAAAAGATTGCATTGTTCAGGCCGATTTCACTACAACAGCCGAGACAGTCTTGTTACTACTGCATCGCGGACCCCTTAACACCCAGAATATTCCACGTAGCTTCAGCAGAATCGCCTTAAATGCAAACCGGCCCTGTcggatatctttttttttttaatgctctatCGATGAGAACGCTCAAGCCGAGCTCCGCCGATAGACAAAGTATTTttcagagcagctgcagcagccacgcaaacacaaacatgaagagCTGAGGTGCGCACGTTTGCCCCGCGAGATACGGCCTCTGCACCTTCTGACCAACACTTACGGCTCGAGGAGGCTGATAATAAATTACAAGCGTGTGACGGTTTACCTCAAAAGGTTGGCGCTAAATGAAAAAGGCGAGAAGAGACACCGATTCATTTCTCTCTCGTCAGCCCCGTCAAAAGTAAAAATTCCAAACCAATCATAAATCTTTCTCaaagtagacccccccccccctctcccctctcagCGCTAAGTGTTCTCCGCTTTGTTCTGGCTGTCCTCGGCCATCTCCACCAGCTCGTTGACG
This genomic interval carries:
- the tmem106a gene encoding transmembrane protein 106A yields the protein MVGTAKAVRSLIWPRGMEKIETLRSFPPYGSMSGSSSSDSCPTCRGIGRLPRGQEDQLVAVIPCNDVRLKPRRTKLYVCVSMVVCLLLCCLILFLLFPRSVTLTPVSVLSVTVYFSPDAVKMHIANRINITNTNYIPVQVDEFNVQSLVLGTVVGKTKICNMSSVPTRSRESYNFQNDLLITDKGLVSYCKLDSIKIHTLFLEMQMTMNISYFSHTEQLSLDTFEYIDCGNNSTIPHPMA